From one Nocardioides yefusunii genomic stretch:
- a CDS encoding ABC transporter permease, protein MPDVFAAPKGRQLRRIVTENKGATVGVTFIIGLLLASLFAPLPYDPTATDGSSSLQGLSGAHWFGTDGTGADVFSRVIDAAQIDLSLALAGTLLSLAVGLPLGLMASGKGRGSEWLVRGLDAFQAFPLLILALALVSLSGNRLYMVVVAIALINVPRYIRLMRSEILSLRESRFIEAAIAMGAKPSRITFRHLLPNVWGIVLVQTSLTIANAIVVIASLSFLGVGVAAPTPSWGGMIRDGAGNMASGEWWIAGFAGIAVLLCVLAFNQLADAIGDRTARTYR, encoded by the coding sequence ATGCCTGACGTCTTCGCGGCCCCGAAGGGGCGACAGCTACGCCGAATCGTCACCGAGAACAAGGGGGCGACCGTCGGGGTCACCTTCATCATCGGTCTGCTCCTGGCGAGCCTCTTCGCGCCCCTCCCGTACGACCCCACCGCCACGGACGGTTCTAGTTCCCTCCAGGGCCTCAGCGGCGCGCACTGGTTCGGCACCGACGGCACCGGCGCGGACGTCTTTTCCCGCGTCATCGACGCCGCCCAGATCGACCTCTCGCTCGCCCTGGCCGGAACCCTGCTCTCCCTGGCGGTGGGTCTGCCCCTGGGGCTGATGGCGTCCGGCAAGGGCCGGGGGAGCGAATGGCTGGTCCGTGGCCTCGACGCCTTCCAGGCGTTCCCGCTGCTGATCCTCGCTCTGGCGCTCGTCTCCCTGTCGGGCAACCGCCTCTACATGGTGGTGGTGGCCATCGCCCTCATCAACGTTCCTCGCTACATCCGGCTCATGCGCAGCGAGATCCTGTCGCTGCGCGAGAGCCGATTCATCGAGGCCGCGATCGCGATGGGGGCCAAGCCCAGCCGAATCACGTTCCGGCACCTGCTCCCCAACGTGTGGGGCATCGTGCTGGTGCAGACCTCGCTCACCATCGCCAACGCGATCGTCGTGATCGCCTCGCTCTCCTTCCTCGGCGTGGGCGTCGCGGCCCCGACTCCCTCGTGGGGCGGAATGATCCGCGACGGTGCCGGCAACATGGCGTCCGGGGAGTGGTGGATCGCAGGCTTCGCCGGCATCGCAGTGCTCCTCTGCGTGCTCGCCTTCAACCAGCTCGCCGACGCGATCGGTGACCGCACCGCGAGGACCTACCGATGA
- a CDS encoding ABC transporter ATP-binding protein yields MSETTSTTVPSAPETVLDVRNLAVSIRTPDGVVNPVKGVDFSVRKGEIVGVVGESGCGKSTTIKGVLNLLGPNSTVTADRIELAGHGDIAGYSSKQMQKVRGRAVGFVAQNPFGSLNPIYTIERQFFELQKAHGTKVPRKESRKIALAMLDGVGIVRPERVLDGYAHQLSGGMAQRVVIALATTLSPPLLFADEPTTGLDATVQAQILDLISSKVREEGRSMLLVTHDLGVIAQYCQRVVVMYGGEVVEEGTVHDVMVTPQHPYSQKLIGSVPKPGEKLNVAR; encoded by the coding sequence ATGAGTGAAACCACCTCCACCACCGTCCCCTCAGCGCCCGAGACGGTGCTCGACGTCCGCAACCTGGCCGTCTCCATCAGGACCCCCGACGGCGTCGTCAACCCCGTCAAGGGTGTCGACTTCTCGGTCCGCAAGGGCGAGATCGTCGGTGTGGTCGGCGAGTCCGGCTGCGGCAAGTCGACCACCATCAAGGGTGTGCTCAACCTGCTCGGTCCCAACAGCACGGTCACCGCCGACCGGATCGAGTTGGCCGGGCACGGAGACATCGCCGGCTACTCGAGCAAGCAGATGCAGAAGGTGCGTGGGCGCGCCGTCGGATTCGTCGCCCAGAACCCGTTCGGTTCGCTCAACCCGATCTACACGATCGAACGCCAGTTCTTCGAGCTGCAGAAGGCGCACGGTACGAAGGTGCCGCGCAAGGAATCTCGCAAGATCGCCCTGGCGATGCTCGACGGCGTCGGGATCGTGCGTCCCGAACGGGTGCTGGACGGGTACGCCCACCAGCTCTCGGGCGGCATGGCCCAGCGCGTCGTCATCGCGTTGGCCACTACCTTGTCACCTCCGCTCCTCTTCGCCGACGAGCCCACCACCGGCCTCGACGCGACCGTTCAGGCGCAGATCCTCGACCTCATCTCGTCGAAGGTCCGCGAGGAGGGACGCTCGATGCTGCTGGTCACCCACGACCTCGGCGTCATCGCGCAGTACTGCCAGCGCGTCGTCGTCATGTACGGCGGTGAGGTGGTCGAGGAGGGCACCGTGCACGACGTCATGGTCACGCCGCAGCACCCCTACAGCCAGAAGCTCATCGGATCCGTTCCCAAGCCGGGGGAGAAGCTGAATGTCGCTCGTTGA
- a CDS encoding enoyl-CoA hydratase/isomerase family protein: protein MTVVLREVRDQVMYLTLHGPETLNSMTPEAMTGFEEALDEAEADTSLRAVLITASGERAFSVGIDITFLGECFGDPQGVFLPYLDRFHAVLRRIELLPVPVVTAVNGLARAGGFEIILASDLVVVAEEAKIGDIHLQFGVPPGAGASQRAARKLGDQKAKALMLTSKWLDAATAVAWGLALEAVPRTHLMAAAEALVDTLRGLSRPGIAATKLTVAAAQDLSLADGLAYERKIFAKFLTSEGAAEGYLAFVEKREPRWEDADVSHLR, encoded by the coding sequence ATGACCGTGGTGCTGCGCGAGGTCCGTGACCAGGTCATGTACCTGACCCTCCACGGCCCCGAGACGCTCAACAGCATGACGCCCGAGGCGATGACCGGTTTCGAGGAAGCACTCGACGAGGCCGAGGCTGACACCTCGTTGCGAGCGGTGCTGATCACCGCGTCCGGCGAGCGCGCTTTCAGCGTGGGCATCGACATCACCTTTCTGGGGGAGTGCTTCGGGGATCCCCAAGGCGTCTTCCTGCCCTATCTGGACCGCTTCCACGCAGTCCTGCGGCGCATCGAACTGCTTCCGGTGCCGGTCGTGACGGCGGTCAACGGACTGGCTCGCGCCGGTGGCTTCGAGATCATCCTGGCCAGCGACCTCGTGGTGGTCGCGGAGGAAGCGAAGATCGGTGACATTCACCTGCAGTTCGGCGTGCCGCCCGGTGCCGGTGCCAGCCAGCGGGCCGCCCGCAAGCTGGGCGACCAGAAGGCCAAGGCGCTGATGCTCACGTCGAAGTGGCTCGACGCCGCCACCGCCGTGGCGTGGGGGCTCGCGTTGGAAGCCGTCCCGCGGACTCACCTCATGGCTGCTGCCGAGGCCCTCGTCGACACGCTGCGTGGCCTCTCCCGACCCGGAATCGCGGCCACCAAGCTGACCGTCGCGGCAGCTCAGGACCTTTCGCTGGCCGATGGTCTGGCTTACGAGCGGAAGATCTTCGCGAAGTTCCTCACGAGTGAGGGCGCAGCGGAGGGATATCTGGCCTTCGTGGAGAAACGTGAACCGAGATGGGAAGACGCTGATGTCAGCCACCTACGTTGA
- a CDS encoding ABC transporter permease, giving the protein MALAPVKGAVLRTPRGVNAPWRLVLGRLGFLVAALFGVMTLSFLLVSVTPGDPARLIAGPLASDSQVEAIETELGLDRPLGERYVDYVSGLVRGDLGVSYYSKQPIVDEIASKLPATLTLVLLSVVLAAVIGVLVGSVGAYFRGRWPDSVGRLFTGIFQAVPDFFLGLILIYLLFFVAGIAPAPAGQLAFSESPPPKVTGAIPIDALIAGDMALFASSLQHLVLPVLTLGLVYAAYFAKTARTTVGRALNSQQVHFARAMGLKERTVLRYAFVESRTTIVTYAGVIFAALLGGEAIVEKVFAWDGIGTWALNGILRLDLPVVQGMVLVAGALTLITYTLLDIVVGLLDPRIKHA; this is encoded by the coding sequence ATGGCCCTGGCTCCGGTGAAGGGCGCCGTACTGCGCACCCCGCGAGGGGTGAACGCGCCGTGGCGCCTCGTCCTCGGACGCCTCGGGTTCCTCGTGGCCGCACTCTTCGGGGTGATGACGCTGTCCTTCCTCCTGGTCAGCGTCACCCCCGGAGATCCGGCCCGTCTGATCGCCGGCCCGTTGGCCAGCGACTCCCAGGTTGAGGCGATCGAGACCGAACTCGGTCTCGATCGCCCCCTGGGGGAGCGCTACGTCGACTACGTGTCCGGTCTGGTCAGGGGCGACCTGGGTGTCTCCTACTACTCCAAGCAGCCGATCGTCGACGAGATCGCCTCGAAGCTTCCCGCCACGCTCACCCTCGTCCTGCTGTCGGTCGTGCTCGCTGCGGTGATCGGTGTGCTCGTCGGTTCTGTCGGCGCCTACTTCCGTGGACGCTGGCCCGACTCCGTCGGCCGCCTCTTCACGGGCATCTTCCAAGCCGTCCCGGACTTCTTCCTCGGCCTGATCCTGATCTACCTCCTCTTCTTCGTGGCCGGCATCGCGCCGGCACCGGCCGGGCAGCTGGCCTTCTCCGAGAGCCCGCCGCCCAAGGTCACCGGCGCGATCCCGATCGACGCCCTGATCGCAGGCGACATGGCGCTCTTCGCCTCATCCCTGCAACACCTCGTGCTGCCGGTCCTGACTCTGGGACTCGTCTACGCGGCCTACTTCGCCAAGACCGCCCGCACCACCGTCGGCCGTGCCCTGAACTCTCAGCAGGTGCACTTCGCCCGCGCCATGGGGCTCAAGGAACGCACCGTCCTGCGGTACGCCTTCGTCGAGTCGCGCACCACCATCGTCACCTACGCAGGCGTCATCTTCGCCGCCCTGCTCGGTGGCGAAGCGATCGTCGAGAAGGTCTTCGCCTGGGACGGCATCGGCACCTGGGCGCTCAACGGAATCCTCCGCCTCGACCTCCCGGTCGTCCAGGGCATGGTCCTCGTGGCCGGTGCCCTGACCCTGATCACCTACACGCTGCTCGACATCGTCGTCGGGCTCCTGGACCCGAGGATCAAGCATGCCTGA
- a CDS encoding acyl-CoA dehydrogenase family protein: MLTTRPLLESEDRAALRALVTEILDRHLTPQEALEHDRTGTFPRPTWEALGAAGLLGIGADEALGGSGGTVGDAVAVTEEIARRLPSLSVDHVLSGMAMRMLADPACGSISEALPRVASGASIGSFGLSEPGVGTDLLALRTRAELRDGQWHLDGQKTWISLAQEADVIHVLARTDPAPEGRRARGLSLITVLVDQPGVQIRRVHLAGMRAAGTCEVFLDDAVAPESHLVGERGKGLRMLSQALDVERVMAAAISLGIGRAALDAALTYAGEREAFGAPIGSLQAVAHPLADSLAELQAARALVDQVVDRIESGHEAITAAGMAKLVASETTARIVDRCMRVMGAMGLAEESSMQMYFRDARLQLFSPISNEMIRNLVAEDAGLPRSY, from the coding sequence ATGCTGACTACCCGGCCCCTCCTCGAGAGCGAGGACCGCGCTGCCCTGCGCGCCCTGGTGACCGAGATTCTCGACCGCCACCTGACACCGCAGGAGGCCCTGGAGCACGACCGGACCGGCACCTTTCCGAGGCCGACCTGGGAGGCGCTCGGAGCCGCAGGACTGCTCGGCATCGGCGCCGACGAAGCACTGGGCGGCAGCGGCGGCACCGTCGGCGACGCGGTGGCGGTCACCGAGGAGATCGCCCGGCGCCTACCCAGCCTCTCCGTCGACCACGTTCTCAGCGGCATGGCGATGCGGATGCTCGCCGACCCCGCCTGCGGTTCGATCTCGGAGGCGCTCCCCCGGGTTGCGTCAGGGGCGTCCATCGGAAGCTTCGGCCTCTCCGAACCAGGCGTCGGCACCGACCTGCTCGCGCTGCGCACCCGGGCCGAGCTCCGGGACGGACAGTGGCATCTGGACGGCCAGAAGACCTGGATCTCCCTCGCCCAGGAAGCCGACGTCATCCACGTCCTGGCGCGCACCGATCCCGCCCCCGAGGGCCGCAGAGCCCGCGGGCTCAGCCTCATCACAGTCCTCGTCGACCAGCCCGGCGTCCAGATCCGGCGCGTCCACCTGGCCGGAATGCGTGCGGCCGGCACCTGCGAAGTCTTCCTCGACGACGCTGTCGCTCCCGAGTCCCACCTGGTCGGTGAACGCGGCAAGGGCCTACGCATGCTTTCGCAGGCACTCGACGTCGAGCGCGTCATGGCCGCAGCAATCAGCCTCGGCATCGGTCGTGCAGCCCTCGACGCAGCCCTCACCTACGCCGGGGAACGCGAGGCCTTCGGTGCGCCCATCGGTTCGCTGCAGGCAGTGGCCCATCCCCTCGCCGACAGCCTGGCCGAACTACAGGCCGCCCGCGCCCTCGTCGACCAGGTCGTGGACCGCATCGAGAGCGGGCACGAGGCGATCACCGCGGCCGGCATGGCCAAGCTCGTCGCCAGCGAGACCACCGCCCGGATCGTCGACCGCTGCATGCGGGTGATGGGTGCCATGGGCCTGGCCGAGGAGTCGTCGATGCAGATGTACTTCCGTGACGCCCGCCTCCAACTCTTCAGTCCGATCAGCAACGAGATGATCCGCAACCTCGTGGCCGAGGACGCCGGCCTCCCCAGGAGCTACTGA
- a CDS encoding ABC transporter substrate-binding protein → MRSRVMRRVAGVATMALAASALVACGGSGDTAADKGADGTLTLAWSSTPTQLDPNVYTGLSWVHAVDGFMENLVEYDTSKASDDAVLGVDAVKPGLAESWEISEDGLQYTFKLREGVKSQYGNVLSADDVMWSFERMYSNPAALSSGVLLKSANVDPDEPVTKIDDLTVRVNLLKPSAIALSVLAYPVDGILDSVEAKKHATADDEWAGKWLANNSASFGAYKLKTLDPGKEIRLEYNENYYGEKPEITEIIAKAVPDASARAQLLMSGDVDAITEPPLDQLKKIDESANAVVSIQPDSNRHNISFNLGDKKVADARVRKAISHAINREEIAASIYQGYAEPAHSPQASGLLAGQPETGKYDPELAKKLLAEAGYASGLDIELSFSTARPGPFAENLARLVQSDLKAVGVNATVKAVPSPADFEAAVAERTMPAYLYTERPSQPDLGFSLFLYLHSGSALNKIGYANDEFDSIINKVLITEAGPARDAAIDEALQIVVDEEPIISLVEVPDLVGMSDDLEGYVSLPTGGMKFDELKRG, encoded by the coding sequence ATGCGTTCACGAGTGATGCGTCGCGTCGCAGGAGTGGCCACGATGGCCCTTGCTGCTTCGGCCCTGGTGGCCTGTGGTGGTTCCGGTGACACTGCCGCCGACAAGGGTGCCGACGGCACCCTGACCCTCGCGTGGAGTTCCACCCCGACCCAGCTCGACCCCAACGTCTACACCGGCCTCAGCTGGGTGCACGCGGTCGACGGGTTCATGGAGAACCTGGTTGAGTACGACACCTCCAAGGCCTCCGACGACGCCGTCCTGGGCGTCGACGCCGTCAAGCCGGGTCTCGCGGAATCGTGGGAGATCAGCGAGGACGGCCTGCAGTACACCTTCAAGCTCCGCGAGGGCGTGAAGTCGCAGTACGGCAACGTGCTCAGCGCCGACGACGTCATGTGGTCCTTCGAGCGCATGTACTCCAACCCGGCAGCACTGTCCTCGGGTGTCCTGCTGAAGTCGGCCAACGTCGACCCGGACGAGCCGGTCACCAAGATCGACGACCTCACCGTGCGGGTCAACCTGCTCAAGCCGTCCGCGATCGCGCTCTCCGTCCTGGCCTACCCGGTCGACGGCATCCTCGACTCCGTCGAGGCGAAGAAGCACGCCACCGCCGACGACGAGTGGGCCGGCAAGTGGCTCGCCAACAACTCCGCCTCCTTCGGTGCCTATAAGTTGAAGACGCTCGACCCGGGCAAGGAGATCCGTCTCGAGTACAACGAGAACTACTACGGCGAGAAGCCGGAGATCACCGAGATCATCGCCAAGGCCGTGCCGGATGCGTCGGCCCGCGCCCAGCTGCTGATGTCGGGTGACGTCGACGCGATCACCGAGCCCCCGCTCGACCAGCTGAAGAAGATCGACGAGAGCGCCAACGCCGTCGTCTCGATCCAGCCCGACTCCAACCGTCACAACATCTCGTTCAACCTGGGCGACAAGAAGGTGGCCGACGCGCGCGTCCGCAAGGCGATCAGCCACGCGATCAACCGCGAGGAGATCGCAGCCTCCATCTACCAGGGCTACGCCGAGCCGGCCCACTCCCCGCAGGCCTCGGGCCTCCTCGCGGGCCAGCCCGAGACCGGCAAGTACGACCCCGAACTCGCCAAGAAGCTGCTCGCCGAGGCAGGGTACGCATCCGGCCTCGACATCGAACTCTCCTTCTCGACGGCCCGCCCCGGCCCGTTCGCGGAGAACCTCGCCCGCCTCGTGCAGTCCGACCTCAAGGCCGTCGGCGTCAACGCCACCGTCAAGGCCGTCCCGTCGCCGGCCGACTTCGAGGCAGCCGTCGCCGAGCGCACCATGCCGGCCTACCTCTACACCGAGCGCCCGTCGCAGCCCGACCTCGGCTTCTCGCTGTTCCTCTACCTGCACAGCGGATCCGCGCTCAACAAGATCGGCTACGCCAACGACGAGTTCGACTCGATCATCAACAAGGTGCTGATCACCGAGGCCGGTCCCGCACGTGACGCCGCAATCGACGAAGCGCTGCAGATCGTCGTCGACGAGGAGCCGATCATCTCGCTGGTCGAGGTCCCCGACCTCGTCGGCATGAGCGACGACCTCGAGGGCTACGTGTCGCTGCCCACCGGTGGCATGAAGTTCGACGAACTCAAGCGAGGCTGA
- a CDS encoding alpha/beta fold hydrolase, producing MKSGYVDGPWGQIHYRSSGIRGPWVVLFHESPLSSVVWEKVMSHLGDGVRVIAFDTPGYGASNAPAGPDTEIPEYAAVLAAATLDLGVTDPVFCGLHTGASIAIEAARLFGERCPGVVLSGVALYDAEERAEHLANWAPDVEKTMHGDQFSWAVERYRRIWPGLDEEMLHLASLEALRVLPRYHWGYRAAFRHDPAESLAALDVPVLLLDAEFDLLADKDAVALATAKDARLVVLPGLHGQPHLRAPAEYAQHLRTFVDKVAR from the coding sequence ATGAAGTCCGGGTACGTTGACGGCCCCTGGGGCCAGATCCACTACCGCAGCAGCGGAATCCGCGGCCCATGGGTGGTTCTCTTCCACGAGTCGCCGCTCTCCTCGGTCGTCTGGGAGAAGGTCATGTCGCACCTCGGCGACGGCGTGCGCGTCATCGCCTTCGACACCCCCGGCTACGGGGCGTCGAATGCTCCGGCCGGGCCCGACACCGAGATCCCGGAGTACGCGGCTGTGCTCGCAGCAGCCACCCTCGACCTCGGTGTCACCGACCCGGTCTTCTGCGGCCTCCACACCGGCGCATCGATCGCCATCGAGGCAGCACGGCTCTTCGGCGAACGTTGCCCGGGCGTCGTCCTCAGCGGCGTCGCCCTCTACGACGCCGAGGAACGCGCCGAACACCTGGCCAACTGGGCGCCCGACGTCGAGAAGACGATGCACGGCGATCAGTTCTCGTGGGCAGTCGAACGCTATCGACGCATCTGGCCCGGTCTCGACGAGGAGATGCTGCACCTGGCATCGCTCGAGGCGCTCCGCGTGCTACCGCGCTATCACTGGGGGTACCGCGCTGCGTTCCGCCACGACCCCGCCGAGTCACTGGCCGCCCTCGACGTCCCCGTACTGCTGCTCGACGCGGAGTTCGACCTGCTCGCCGACAAGGACGCCGTCGCACTGGCCACCGCGAAGGACGCTCGACTCGTCGTCCTGCCCGGGCTCCACGGCCAACCACACCTGCGCGCGCCCGCTGAGTACGCCCAGCACCTGCGTACCTTCGTCGACAAGGTCGCCCGATGA
- a CDS encoding ATP-binding cassette domain-containing protein, with amino-acid sequence MSLVEISEVVKTFAARQRGAEPVQALKGVSLSVDEGETVAVIGESGSGKSTLGKAALRLLDVDSGTITVAGDEIGALDAKRLRAKRADMQVVFQEPFESLNPRLAIGSIIAEPLQIHRPDLSTTEIRSQVVQMLDKVGLPESSATRLPGELSGGQQQRVGIARAVITRPRFLVLDEPTSSLDLSIRAQVLALLAELQEESRMAYLFVSHDMHTVEWISDRIAVMYLGEIVETAPTRQLFDAPGHEYTRTLLSARLSADPRERHAYKAFSGDTTVRQASTA; translated from the coding sequence ATGTCGCTCGTTGAGATCTCCGAGGTCGTCAAGACCTTCGCCGCCCGCCAGCGCGGCGCCGAGCCCGTCCAGGCGCTCAAGGGCGTCAGCCTGAGCGTGGACGAAGGCGAGACCGTTGCCGTCATCGGCGAATCGGGCTCGGGCAAGTCGACCCTGGGCAAGGCAGCCCTGCGTCTGCTCGACGTCGACTCCGGCACCATCACCGTCGCCGGTGACGAGATCGGTGCGCTGGACGCCAAGCGTCTGCGGGCCAAGCGCGCAGACATGCAGGTCGTCTTCCAAGAACCGTTCGAGTCGCTCAACCCGCGGCTCGCCATCGGTTCGATCATCGCGGAGCCGCTGCAGATCCACCGCCCCGACCTCAGTACCACCGAGATCCGCTCCCAGGTGGTCCAGATGCTCGACAAGGTGGGCCTGCCCGAGTCGTCCGCGACGCGTCTGCCCGGAGAACTCTCCGGTGGCCAGCAACAGCGCGTCGGCATCGCCCGCGCCGTCATCACCCGTCCCCGGTTCCTGGTGCTCGACGAGCCCACCAGCTCGCTCGACCTCTCCATCCGGGCACAGGTGCTGGCTCTGCTGGCCGAGCTGCAGGAGGAGTCGCGGATGGCGTACCTGTTCGTCTCCCACGACATGCACACCGTCGAGTGGATCAGCGACCGGATCGCGGTCATGTACCTCGGTGAGATCGTCGAGACGGCCCCCACCCGGCAGCTCTTCGACGCTCCCGGTCACGAGTACACCCGGACGCTGCTCTCGGCCCGGCTCTCCGCCGACCCCCGCGAACGTCACGCCTACAAGGCGTTCAGCGGCGACACCACTGTCCGTCAGGCGAGCACCGCGTGA
- a CDS encoding VOC family protein → MFDGIDELVLPVASLDEPLHLYRDLMGFTLASRHPASPHLAELWDLPAAVTEEVLLTKPGASGGALRLALTPGLPPADPAGRPDRAGPYALDFYLRDAAAVEDRCTTAGRRFVTEAVHYELPGTTIPVRERMLIQDDSGLLHAFVQHRPRGTRCVLDQAPAEDISEVAAAVFMTDRFEDARAFAREILGGQEYFVGRFDGPGVEAMLALDPGEGFIGALYRGATSANARLEFGEAITSERSPDPVHRVIARVAVDDLDRVEAQLAGGVHGRVTGRHVVDGVSRLGLVSAYGAVFDLHQRR, encoded by the coding sequence ATGTTCGACGGCATCGACGAGCTGGTCCTCCCTGTCGCTTCGCTGGACGAGCCACTGCACCTCTACCGCGACCTCATGGGCTTCACCCTTGCCTCCCGCCACCCCGCCAGCCCCCACCTGGCAGAGCTGTGGGATCTCCCTGCTGCAGTCACCGAAGAGGTGTTACTCACCAAGCCGGGGGCATCGGGCGGCGCACTTCGCCTCGCCCTCACCCCCGGCCTACCCCCCGCCGACCCCGCTGGACGCCCCGACCGCGCCGGGCCCTACGCACTGGACTTCTATCTGCGCGACGCCGCGGCAGTGGAGGACCGGTGCACCACCGCGGGCCGGAGGTTCGTGACCGAGGCCGTCCACTACGAGCTGCCCGGCACCACGATCCCCGTGCGTGAGCGGATGCTCATCCAAGATGACTCAGGCCTCCTGCATGCCTTCGTCCAGCACCGTCCCCGCGGCACCCGATGTGTCCTGGACCAGGCACCGGCCGAGGACATTTCCGAGGTGGCGGCAGCCGTCTTCATGACCGACCGGTTCGAGGACGCCCGCGCCTTCGCTCGCGAGATCCTGGGCGGCCAGGAGTACTTCGTGGGCCGCTTCGACGGCCCCGGCGTGGAGGCCATGCTCGCTCTCGATCCCGGCGAAGGGTTCATCGGTGCGCTCTACCGCGGCGCGACGTCCGCCAATGCTCGTCTCGAGTTCGGCGAGGCGATCACCTCCGAACGCTCCCCCGATCCCGTGCACCGTGTGATCGCACGCGTGGCGGTCGACGACCTCGATCGGGTCGAGGCACAGCTGGCGGGTGGCGTCCACGGACGGGTCACCGGACGTCACGTCGTCGACGGCGTCTCCCGTCTGGGTCTGGTCTCCGCCTACGGAGCGGTCTTCGACCTGCACCAGCGCCGATGA
- a CDS encoding cupin domain-containing protein, translating to MNASVVDTAALEWVNGADVFATMDPAFRDNIGTDEASALALLATYHAKCLWKDESTGRRIDHIRCEAGYRDLSEAYHDSVEECLVLGGSVELTAEGWFEPGDYFWRPPGWVHSAQSPRGFEAVLMMEGTQPCEGSLHVSRVVRPDADAGQHVAVADPVGPRGYVRRAESRHMPWRAHDDSGTLLGAAGLESKVLSDNPETGTETSLVRFVAGTAATPQAGPHERFVVIVDGEVVLDDGRRLGAGSLLRAAGGEELPAFAAPDTVVAMVKTCPAQHTAAPPKEL from the coding sequence GTGAATGCCTCCGTCGTCGATACGGCAGCCCTGGAGTGGGTCAACGGTGCGGACGTGTTCGCCACGATGGATCCCGCATTCCGCGACAACATCGGCACCGACGAAGCCTCAGCGTTGGCGTTGCTGGCCACGTACCATGCCAAGTGTCTCTGGAAGGATGAGTCGACCGGACGCCGGATCGACCACATCCGGTGCGAAGCCGGCTACCGGGACCTGTCGGAGGCCTACCACGACTCCGTCGAGGAGTGCCTGGTGCTGGGCGGCTCGGTGGAGCTGACCGCGGAGGGCTGGTTCGAGCCGGGGGACTACTTCTGGCGTCCGCCGGGCTGGGTCCACTCCGCGCAGAGCCCCAGGGGCTTCGAGGCCGTCCTGATGATGGAAGGTACCCAGCCGTGTGAGGGATCCCTCCACGTCAGCCGTGTGGTGCGACCCGACGCCGACGCCGGACAGCACGTCGCAGTGGCCGACCCCGTCGGTCCCCGCGGCTACGTCCGACGGGCGGAGTCACGCCACATGCCGTGGCGCGCCCACGACGATTCCGGGACACTGTTGGGTGCTGCAGGGCTTGAGTCCAAGGTGCTCAGCGACAACCCGGAGACCGGCACCGAGACCTCACTGGTGCGCTTCGTGGCCGGCACGGCGGCCACACCTCAGGCCGGCCCGCATGAACGATTCGTGGTGATCGTCGACGGCGAAGTCGTCCTCGACGACGGCCGTCGCCTCGGCGCAGGTTCGCTGCTCCGAGCGGCCGGTGGGGAAGAGCTGCCTGCCTTCGCTGCCCCCGACACAGTCGTGGCCATGGTCAAGACCTGCCCTGCACAGCACACCGCTGCGCCGCCCAAGGAGTTGTGA
- a CDS encoding MaoC/PaaZ C-terminal domain-containing protein gives MSATYVETDSVQVDADLVSTVVGRGGYTHPLFDVATHGESTPLPGQGVLLLAGGLVEQSGVLDDAVALLEMKSVRFTQMVRAGDTLRVRVTPGSHRATSSGKHVQEFAWQIVVVASPHGVDTVAEADIVMLMNTPVPGV, from the coding sequence ATGTCAGCCACCTACGTTGAGACCGATTCCGTCCAGGTCGACGCCGACCTCGTGAGCACCGTCGTGGGGCGCGGTGGATACACCCACCCGCTCTTCGACGTCGCCACCCACGGCGAGTCCACACCGCTCCCCGGCCAGGGCGTCCTGCTGCTGGCCGGCGGACTCGTCGAACAGTCTGGCGTGCTCGACGACGCCGTCGCACTGCTGGAGATGAAGTCGGTCCGATTCACCCAGATGGTCCGCGCCGGCGACACCCTGCGGGTCCGGGTGACGCCCGGCTCCCACCGTGCCACCAGCAGCGGCAAGCACGTCCAGGAGTTCGCCTGGCAGATCGTCGTCGTCGCGTCCCCTCACGGCGTCGACACGGTGGCCGAGGCGGACATCGTCATGTTGATGAACACACCCGTCCCAGGAGTCTGA